The genomic region CTACTATTGAAATTATAGACAATACAGAAAAAATAGAAGAACAGGAATTGGTTGAGGATTTAATTCAAATTGTTACGGTTTTTAGTTGTAGATTGCAAGGGAAAAGAGCAAATAAGGCAAAGAAAATGATTAAGGAGTTGCTCCAGAATGATACTAGCGAAGAAAGTTAGAATTATTCCAAATGAAAAGCAGGAACAATTTATGGCAATCTGTTGGAACTGCAAGATTTATCTATAATTGGACACTTGCAAGACAAGAAGAAAATTATAAAAATGGTGGTAAGTTTATAAAAGATGGATATTTGAGAAAAGAATTAACTATATTAAAGAAATCAGAACTTATTTGGCTGAGTGGATTATCTAATAATGTAGCAAACAGGCTGTAAAAGATGGTTGTAACGCTTATGAAAATTTCTTTAAAGGATTAGCTGATAAACCCAAATTTAAGAGTAGAAGAAAAAGAAAGCCTTCATTCTATAACGATACAGATAAACTAAAAGTTAAAGAAAATTTAGTACTAATTGAAAAAGTAGGTTGGATTAAAACAATAGAGCAAATACCTATGGAAATTAAATATACTAACCCAAGAATAAGTTTTGACGGGAAGTTTTGGTATATATCTGTAAGCATGGAAAAAGAAGAACCTATATCAGAAAATACAAATATATCAATAGGTGTAGATTTAGGTTTGAAAGATTTAGGGGTAGTTTCAAATATAGATAAGCCATTTAAAAACATTAATAAAACTAAAGAAGTCAAAAGACTAAAAAAGAAGTTAAAAAGAAAGCAGAAACAAGTTTCAAGAAAATATGAAGATGGAAAAATTCAAATAGGAAGGGAAGGTGAAAACCGTTATAAATTTACTAAAACTAATAATATTAAAAAAGTAGAAAGAGAATTAAAACTTATTCAAAGAAGACTTTCAAATATACGTTTAAATCATATACATCAAACAACTAATGCTATAGTGAAAACCAAGCCAAGCTGAATAGTTGTCGAGGATTTGAATGTAAAAGGCATGATGAAAAATAAACACTTATCAAAGGCTATTGGGGAACAATGTTTCCATAAATTTATTAGTTTTTAGAATATAAAAGTAAATTTAATGGTATTGAATTTGTAAAAGCAGATAGGTTTTATCCATCAAGCAGAACTTGCTCATGTTGTGGCGAAATCAAGAAAGATTTAAAACTTAAAGATAGAGTTTTTATCTGATCATCATGTAACTATAAAATTGATTAGAGATAAAAATGCTTCAATAAATCTTTCAAGATACGAGAAATCAGCATAATATCACTAACAAGATAATGCTGATATGTACTGTTCGTTACGCAGGAATTTAAGCCTTTGGACAACATATCAAACTGGAGTAGTCTTATGACAAAACAGGTGCGTTGAATAAGGAATAAATCTCTAATGTTAGATTTTGGTAGATTTTATGTAACGGGTGTTTGATGAGTACAGTTATTGTTATGTCTAGAACAATAAAAAAATACATTAACAGATTTTTAGAAGCTAATATCACTACCCCAGAAAATGCCATAAACCCACTGGAGCTTGGTTGCAAAAAGACAGTAATTATTAGTCAATTAGTATCCAACGGCATATTAATACAAGTAGGAGAAGGCAAATACTATTTAAATGAAGATGGATTGGAAGGGTTGGTAAGTCCTAAAAGGAAAGTCAGTTTTGTTATATTAAGTGTAATGCTAGTATTGGCTCTCGTTGTATTAGCGTATTACTATTAATGTAGGATTTCAGGATACTGAAGTCCTTTTTTAGTAGATTAAGGTACTTAATTATACATAATTTATTATGGATATGTGCGAGTATCAAAGTTTATTAGTTAGGTTAATAATAATGCTTTTAAACTATTGGATTTTAGGATATAGTAGAAAATATAGGAATACAAGAATGGAGGGATTTCATGACCACAAATAATGTAAAACGGTATTCAATTAAAGAAGAGATAGCTAATAGTATTACTCATGGTCTAGGTATTGTATTTAGCATTGTAGCTCTAACTATTTTACTTGTATATTCAATTCTTAATAAGAGTACTATTTCTATTGTAGGTTTTAGCATTTATGGGGTTTGTTCCATTTTGCTTTACGTTTCTTCGACTCTATATCATAGTTTTCAGCAGGAAAAAGTTAAAAGTATATTCAGAGTATTTGACCACTCATCAATATTTCTTTTTATTGCTGGTACTTATACCCCTGTAACTTTAATTGCTATGAGAGGGTATTGGAGAGTGGGAATTCTTGTTGCCATATGGTGTATAGCTATCATTGGAATACTCTTTAAAGTTTTTACATACAACAAATTTGAGAAATATAAATTCGTATCCCTATCACTTTATATTCTTATGGGATGGTTAGTGGTAATTGCTATTAAGCCAATGGCTCAAATGGTGCCCATGGGATTTCTGTTATGGCTTCTAGCAGGTGGGGTTGCATATACAATAGGCACTATTTTTTACGCAATTAAAAAATACCCTATAACCATGCTATTTGGCATATATTCGTATTAACTGGAAGTGTATTACACTTTTTAGGTATATTTAGATATTTGGTTGCAAGAGTATAAAGATAAATGAGAGGTGTAAAATATGAGTTTTAAAATAGTAGCTGATAGTAGTTGTGATTTGACGAAAGAACTTAAAGAAAAAATGGATGTTGGTTTAGTACCTTTAACAATTGAAGTTGATAACAAAACATTTGTTGATAACCAGGATATTAATGTAAAGACACTCATTCAGGCAATGAAAGATAGTAAGTTAGGTTTTAAGACAGCATGTCCATCCCCTGCAGATTTTATGAATGAGTACGAAAAAGCAGATAATGTTTTCGTAGTTACATTATCCTCGGCTTTAAGCGGAACTTATAATAGTGCTATGATGGCAAAGGAAATGATGCTTGAAAATGTAAGTGATAAGTTCATTCATGTATTTGATTCTCTAAGTGCTTCTGTTGCTGAAACATTAGTAAGTATAAAGATTCATGAGTTAATTGAGGCAAATCATGATAAATTCGAAATTGTTAACAAAGTTGAAAATTATATAAAAGAGATGAAGACATTTTTCATTCTAGACTCTTTAGATAATCTTATTAAAACTGGAAGAATAAATAAAATCGTTGGACAGGTTGCAACGGCTTTAAATATTAAGCCTATTATGGGTGCAGATGACGACGGTAGTATTAAGTTAGTTGAAAAAATCCGTGGGAGTAAAAAGGCATTTAAAAGACTTGCTGAGATTATTGGAGAGCAAGGATCTAAGTTAGAAGATAAAATAATAGCAATCTCTCATTGTAATGCTTTAGAGAAAGCGGAAGCATTAAAATTAGATATACAGCAAAGATATAACTTTAAGAAGATAATTATTGTAGAAATGGCAGGATTAAGTACGGCTTATGCTAATGATGGTGGTATAATCGTAGCTTTTTAATATGTTTAATAAATGTTAACTCATGACTATATTAACTTTATGTAGTCATGTTTTTTTTATATACCAGAATAGTTTTGAATAATATGGGTATATATGTTATGGGGGTGGTTCGAATGTCAAGAACCTCGAAAATTTCTTCAGTTACAAGTAGTCGTATTCACAGTAGCTATGTCCATAGAAGTAAAACTGTTAATAAGCCTAGTATGGTTGAAGGGGTTGGACAAGTATCTAATACAAGTAATCAAACAGCCTATTCCTCTGGAAACTACCTTTTCTATTCAGATGCTTTTTATGAAAGTTTAAAAAACTTTAAAGAAGAATACAAGAAGTTTTATTATAACCAAAGAGAGTTAGAAAGAAAAATTATAAATTTTGATTATGGTGATAATCTTTTAAATAATTTAATAGAATTAGTTAAGTCATATAATTTAGCTATTAACTCCTTGAAGTCATTTGATAGATTTGTCGGAACCAAGCACTTAAATAGAATTGGGAATACTTTAGAAACACAAGCTGAAATAATTAAGTCTATTGGAATAGTTAATTTAGAAGGATACGAACTCAAGTTCGATGAAAGTAAACTAGTAAGAGCTATTGAACAGGACGAATTAGAAGTAGTAAAGATAGTAAAAAACCTAATTGAAACGCTTAATAAAGATTTTAAAACTATCAAAGTAAATGACCCCCTAAATTATGATTTGGTTTTTAGTTATATTATTGGTTTATCAGTTGATGATAAATCATAATTATATATAATTTCATATCAGTGAAATATCTCTCTTTTTACGACCCAATATTGGGTCTTTTTTTTTACTATGCTATAATCTTATTAAAGTTAAATTCAAGGAGTGTTTATTATGTTTAGAGAAATGAGAAGACAAGATAGAAAGATGACTGATTCAGAGGCAATGGAGTTATTAATTAAAGGGGAATATGGAGTACTTTCAATTATAGGACAAGATCAATATGCTTATGGAGTGCCACTAAGCTATGCATATGTAGATGGGGCCATATATTTTCACTGTGCCAATGAGGGGCAAAAACTAGACAATATTAAAGGCAACAATAAAGTCTCTTTCTGTGTAGTTGGTGACACGAGAGTTATTCCAGAAAAATTTACTACAAACTTTGAAAGCGTTATTGTTTTTGGTAAAGCACAAATTTCCTTAGATGATGAAAAGCGTAAGGGGTTATTAGCTTTAGTAGAGAAGTACTCTCCAGATTTTATTGAAAAAGGAACAGCGTATATGAATAGCGATATCAATAAAACAACAGTTTTTAAGATAGATATTGATCATATATCTGGGAAAACTAGAAAGTAGTAATCAGTTTAGGAGGATTCATTGTTACAAAACGGACAAGAAAAGTGCAACTGTTTTAAAACTGAGTGTGAAAGGCATGGCCAATGTGTATTATGTCTCGAGCATCATAGGAAATTCATGAAACACCCACCTTATTGTCAAAGAAAAAGTAGAAATAAACAAAAAAAGTAGCTACCGAGATTTTAAAAAAGTAGACACTTTAAGAAAGAATGGAGTGAGTATTTTGTTAAAACATATTAT from Serpentinicella alkaliphila harbors:
- a CDS encoding pyridoxamine 5'-phosphate oxidase family protein — protein: MFREMRRQDRKMTDSEAMELLIKGEYGVLSIIGQDQYAYGVPLSYAYVDGAIYFHCANEGQKLDNIKGNNKVSFCVVGDTRVIPEKFTTNFESVIVFGKAQISLDDEKRKGLLALVEKYSPDFIEKGTAYMNSDINKTTVFKIDIDHISGKTRK
- the trhA gene encoding PAQR family membrane homeostasis protein TrhA: MTTNNVKRYSIKEEIANSITHGLGIVFSIVALTILLVYSILNKSTISIVGFSIYGVCSILLYVSSTLYHSFQQEKVKSIFRVFDHSSIFLFIAGTYTPVTLIAMRGYWRVGILVAIWCIAIIGILFKVFTYNKFEKYKFVSLSLYILMGWLVVIAIKPMAQMVPMGFLLWLLAGGVAYTIGTIFYAIKKYPITMLFGIYSY
- a CDS encoding DegV family protein, which translates into the protein MSFKIVADSSCDLTKELKEKMDVGLVPLTIEVDNKTFVDNQDINVKTLIQAMKDSKLGFKTACPSPADFMNEYEKADNVFVVTLSSALSGTYNSAMMAKEMMLENVSDKFIHVFDSLSASVAETLVSIKIHELIEANHDKFEIVNKVENYIKEMKTFFILDSLDNLIKTGRINKIVGQVATALNIKPIMGADDDGSIKLVEKIRGSKKAFKRLAEIIGEQGSKLEDKIIAISHCNALEKAEALKLDIQQRYNFKKIIIVEMAGLSTAYANDGGIIVAF
- a CDS encoding helix-turn-helix domain-containing protein, encoding MKSRNNLWQSVGTARFIYNWTLARQEENYKNGGKFIKDGYLRKELTILKKSELIWLSGLSNNVANRL
- a CDS encoding zinc ribbon domain-containing protein — translated: MEFVKADRFYPSSRTCSCCGEIKKDLKLKDRVFI